A genomic segment from Pyrodictium occultum encodes:
- a CDS encoding amidohydrolase, with product MRGEPLLLRCRLLLPCASCSPLTGVAVYVEDGRIGYIGDGPPAGAKRGAVVDCPRYAVAMPCLYNAHTHAAMTLLRGFHDDSELHEWLERMWHVEKRVTPDVAYHASLLAVVEMASTGTCGFMDMYFWPHETLRAARELGLRARLGPVIMGDVDPYKAVEEAVRFARSLQGDPLAGGVVNVHSIYAAPLEAVREGYRAAEELGVPFHIHVSETRREVYEAKKRFGKFPVELLESLGALGPRAVLVHAGWIASWELEAVRRAGASLVHCPTSNMKLATAGSFPLYEAMESGVNVALGTNGPASNNSLDMIREAKTGLLLQRHSYWDTRVKARHLLEAATRGGARAMGVRGAGAIEPGAPADILVLDLSRPWSLPLRADNLASALLYSAAGGDTLYTIVDGRPVYTPENRERLWSLAERSAEQLNRFLERIGEGRDPEPPCSPPQACSR from the coding sequence TTGCGGGGAGAGCCGCTGCTGCTCCGCTGCCGGCTCCTGCTCCCATGCGCCTCCTGCAGCCCCCTCACCGGCGTGGCTGTGTACGTGGAGGACGGGAGGATAGGCTACATCGGCGACGGGCCCCCGGCGGGCGCCAAGAGGGGCGCCGTGGTGGACTGCCCCCGCTACGCCGTGGCCATGCCATGCCTCTACAACGCCCACACCCACGCCGCCATGACCCTGCTCCGCGGCTTCCACGACGACAGCGAGCTGCACGAGTGGCTGGAGAGGATGTGGCATGTGGAGAAGCGTGTCACCCCGGACGTGGCCTACCACGCCTCCCTCCTGGCAGTGGTGGAGATGGCCTCCACGGGCACCTGCGGCTTCATGGACATGTACTTCTGGCCCCATGAGACCCTTAGGGCGGCCCGGGAGCTGGGGCTGCGCGCCCGGCTAGGCCCGGTCATAATGGGCGACGTCGACCCCTACAAGGCGGTTGAAGAGGCAGTCAGGTTCGCCCGGAGCCTGCAGGGCGACCCCCTGGCGGGTGGGGTGGTGAATGTGCACAGCATCTACGCCGCCCCGCTGGAGGCGGTGCGGGAGGGCTACAGGGCGGCTGAGGAGCTCGGCGTGCCCTTCCACATCCACGTCTCGGAGACCAGGAGGGAGGTCTACGAGGCCAAGAAAAGGTTTGGGAAGTTCCCCGTGGAGCTGCTCGAGAGCCTCGGCGCCCTGGGCCCGAGGGCTGTGCTGGTGCACGCCGGCTGGATAGCCAGCTGGGAGCTGGAGGCGGTGCGCCGCGCCGGGGCTAGCCTAGTCCACTGCCCCACGAGCAACATGAAGCTGGCCACCGCGGGCAGCTTCCCCCTCTACGAGGCCATGGAGTCCGGGGTGAACGTGGCGCTCGGCACTAACGGCCCAGCCTCCAACAACAGCCTCGACATGATAAGGGAGGCGAAGACGGGGCTCCTCCTCCAGCGCCACAGCTACTGGGACACCCGCGTGAAGGCCCGCCACCTCCTGGAGGCAGCCACCCGGGGAGGAGCCCGGGCCATGGGGGTGAGGGGCGCCGGCGCCATAGAGCCCGGGGCGCCGGCGGACATACTCGTGCTCGACCTATCCAGGCCCTGGAGCCTCCCCCTGCGCGCCGACAACCTGGCCTCGGCACTGCTCTACTCCGCGGCCGGCGGCGACACCCTCTACACCATCGTAGACGGCCGGCCCGTCTACACGCCCGAGAACCGGGAGAGGCTGTGGAGCCTGGCGGAGAGGAGCGCAGAGCAGCTGAACCGGTTCCTGGAGAGGATAGGGGAGGGCCGGGACCCCGAGCCGCCCTGCAGCCCGCCCCAGGCCTGCAGCCGGTGA
- a CDS encoding biotin transporter BioY, with the protein MGERASRIAALLAGGSVEQGMVRLEGLLLSPGRAALVSLAEAAVGVGLLAVSARASLRLLGLPVPFTLQTFALTLLVVLLGPRAWRAVAAYLAAGLAGAPVFALGGGPGYLASPSFGYLLGFLLAALVAGRLSRPYSRRALLRGALLVLPLVYLPGALWLSGWLAAAGGMAWRGAVAEALWAGVLVFLPWDVLKAVAAAEASYHLLRLLYRAGQAGRRGA; encoded by the coding sequence GTGGGGGAGAGGGCTAGCCGTATAGCCGCGCTCCTGGCGGGGGGCAGCGTTGAGCAGGGCATGGTGAGGCTTGAGGGGCTCCTCCTGAGCCCGGGGAGGGCGGCTCTGGTCTCCCTCGCCGAGGCCGCCGTGGGGGTAGGTCTTCTCGCCGTCTCGGCCCGCGCCTCCCTCCGGCTCCTGGGCCTCCCGGTGCCGTTCACGCTCCAGACGTTCGCGCTCACGCTGCTCGTAGTGCTTCTGGGTCCGAGGGCTTGGAGGGCTGTGGCAGCCTACCTGGCCGCCGGGCTTGCCGGGGCACCTGTCTTCGCGCTGGGCGGGGGCCCCGGCTACCTGGCTTCGCCGAGCTTCGGCTACCTTCTCGGCTTCCTGCTGGCCGCCCTGGTGGCGGGCAGGCTCTCCCGGCCCTACAGCCGCCGGGCCCTCCTCCGGGGTGCGCTCCTGGTGCTGCCCCTAGTCTACCTCCCCGGGGCCCTCTGGCTATCCGGCTGGCTGGCGGCAGCGGGTGGCATGGCCTGGCGGGGGGCTGTGGCGGAGGCTCTCTGGGCCGGGGTGCTCGTCTTCCTGCCCTGGGACGTGCTGAAAGCTGTTGCCGCGGCCGAGGCCTCCTATCATCTCCTCAGGCTCCTCTACCGGGCCGGGCAGGCGGGGCGGCGGGGCGCCTAG
- a CDS encoding GIY-YIG nuclease family protein has product MPCAQLPGWKGVYIVVFALREGYRGRVGSRAAVSLEPGVYAYLGSAWGPGGVRARLCRHLYGRRARLHWHMDYLAAAPGYRPLGAVAVRAPRGSEPLLAAAAYASRCFEPLEPGLGGTDDPYGLSHVLRCAARDCLSAALGLASSLPGLLAVHMAAPGLAGPRHYKHINSI; this is encoded by the coding sequence ATGCCCTGCGCCCAGCTGCCAGGCTGGAAGGGCGTCTACATAGTCGTCTTCGCCCTCCGCGAGGGCTACCGGGGCAGGGTGGGCTCCCGGGCCGCTGTGAGCCTCGAGCCCGGGGTCTACGCCTACCTCGGGAGCGCCTGGGGCCCCGGCGGGGTGCGTGCCAGGCTCTGCCGCCACCTCTACGGCCGCCGTGCCAGGCTCCACTGGCACATGGACTACCTAGCCGCTGCCCCGGGCTACAGGCCCCTGGGCGCGGTGGCTGTGAGGGCTCCGCGCGGCTCTGAGCCCCTGCTCGCAGCCGCGGCCTACGCCTCCAGGTGCTTTGAGCCCCTCGAGCCCGGCCTCGGGGGCACCGACGACCCCTACGGGCTCAGCCATGTGCTCCGCTGCGCTGCCCGCGACTGCCTCTCGGCGGCCCTGGGCCTCGCCTCCTCCCTGCCCGGCCTCCTGGCGGTCCATATGGCCGCCCCTGGCCTGGCCGGCCCCCGGCACTATAAGCATATTAATTCAATTTAA
- a CDS encoding translation initiation factor eIF-2B, with the protein MPQEPSWRQPSLHGVRGLGATEAAEEALKGLRRLVEEARDVWGLLEALDFLEARIAARPFSAPLVNTARGILEALASKEYESIGEARKSISESVDRVLARVVEETEAAAEIAARRLEDGDVVLTQGYSRSVIRALEKAAAMGKDIRVIVAESRPLLDGVEAARALARIGIEVTLIVDSAMRFMVKDATRALIGADAVTADGTVISRTGAGLLALAANEARVRLIVVAGSYKLYPDTVYGLSIETPALGDEIIPEEHRRLGVRGYAPLFEHIPPNLVDALATEKGLVAPEAVPVLIREEYGEWPPRLEPLDKLFARARERLRELARAENR; encoded by the coding sequence TTGCCCCAGGAGCCTAGCTGGCGGCAGCCCAGCCTCCACGGCGTCCGGGGGCTGGGGGCCACCGAGGCGGCGGAGGAGGCTCTCAAGGGGCTTAGGAGGCTGGTGGAGGAGGCCCGCGACGTCTGGGGGCTCCTGGAGGCCCTGGACTTCCTGGAGGCCCGTATAGCGGCCAGGCCCTTCTCCGCCCCTCTGGTCAATACCGCGCGGGGCATACTCGAGGCCCTCGCGTCGAAAGAGTATGAAAGCATAGGCGAGGCTAGGAAGAGCATAAGCGAGAGCGTCGATAGGGTGCTGGCTAGGGTCGTGGAGGAGACCGAGGCGGCTGCCGAGATAGCGGCCAGGAGGCTGGAGGATGGCGACGTTGTGCTAACCCAGGGGTATAGCAGGAGCGTCATACGGGCCCTGGAGAAGGCGGCCGCGATGGGGAAGGATATACGCGTTATAGTGGCCGAGTCAAGGCCTCTCCTGGACGGCGTGGAGGCGGCCCGGGCGCTCGCCAGGATAGGCATAGAGGTGACGCTGATAGTAGACTCGGCTATGAGGTTCATGGTGAAGGACGCCACCAGAGCGCTCATAGGGGCCGACGCGGTGACAGCTGACGGCACGGTGATATCGAGGACCGGCGCCGGGCTCCTGGCGCTCGCGGCCAACGAGGCACGGGTGCGCCTCATCGTGGTGGCGGGCTCCTACAAGCTCTACCCCGACACGGTCTACGGCCTCTCCATAGAGACCCCCGCGCTCGGCGACGAGATAATTCCGGAGGAGCACCGGAGGCTGGGAGTCCGCGGCTACGCGCCCCTCTTCGAGCACATCCCGCCGAACCTGGTGGACGCGCTCGCCACGGAGAAGGGCCTCGTAGCCCCCGAGGCGGTGCCCGTGCTTATACGGGAGGAGTACGGCGAGTGGCCCCCACGCCTCGAGCCCCTCGACAAGCTCTTCGCCAGGGCTAGGGAGAGGCTCAGGGAGCTAGCCAGGGCCGAGAATAGGTGA
- a CDS encoding inositol-3-phosphate synthase encodes MAVRVVLVGQGLVATHFAVGVERIKKGEVEPYGVPFAKYNMVYDIKDIEIVGSYDVDEEKVGKTLYDVAIKSVGDILPVPETLKSVTVRRGIHLGSLEGLPFRVKGLEDELGSTKAAIERLVEEWKQLQPDVIVEVATTEPAKAFNDVKALEEAIERDDRRRLSASHAYAYAAYLYAKETGRRVVFVNVIPSPIARDDAVAKLFEEAESLVLGDDGATGATPLTADLLEHLAERNRYVLSIAQFNIGGNTDFLALSVPERNKMKEETKSSIVKDILGYDAPHYIKPTGYLEPLGDKKFVSMHIWWKTFNGLEDELVVNMRINDSPALAGLLTDLVRIGKALVERGVKGTAYPVNAFFMKDPGPRGARNIARIRAYYQLLDYLREKGVIKA; translated from the coding sequence ATGGCTGTGCGCGTGGTGCTGGTGGGCCAGGGTCTCGTGGCTACGCACTTCGCCGTAGGCGTGGAGAGGATAAAGAAGGGAGAGGTAGAGCCCTACGGAGTGCCCTTCGCCAAGTACAACATGGTCTACGATATAAAGGACATAGAGATCGTGGGCAGCTACGACGTGGACGAGGAGAAGGTGGGCAAGACCCTCTACGATGTAGCCATCAAGTCCGTCGGCGACATACTGCCGGTGCCCGAGACGCTCAAGAGTGTCACTGTTAGGCGCGGCATCCACCTGGGCTCCCTCGAGGGCCTGCCCTTCCGGGTCAAGGGGCTCGAGGACGAGCTGGGCTCCACCAAGGCCGCGATAGAGAGGCTTGTTGAGGAGTGGAAGCAGCTCCAGCCCGACGTGATAGTGGAGGTGGCAACCACCGAGCCAGCCAAGGCGTTTAACGACGTGAAGGCCCTCGAGGAGGCGATAGAGAGGGATGATAGGAGGAGGCTGAGCGCCAGCCACGCCTACGCATACGCCGCCTACCTCTACGCCAAGGAGACCGGGAGGAGGGTGGTCTTCGTGAACGTTATACCCAGCCCGATAGCCCGCGACGACGCGGTGGCGAAGCTCTTCGAGGAGGCCGAGAGCCTCGTGCTTGGCGACGATGGCGCCACTGGCGCGACCCCCCTGACCGCTGACCTGCTCGAGCACCTCGCGGAGAGGAACCGCTACGTGCTCAGCATAGCCCAGTTCAACATAGGCGGCAACACCGACTTCCTGGCCCTAAGTGTGCCAGAGCGCAACAAGATGAAGGAGGAGACCAAGAGCAGCATAGTAAAGGACATACTCGGCTACGATGCGCCCCACTACATCAAGCCCACCGGCTACCTGGAGCCGCTGGGCGACAAGAAGTTCGTCTCCATGCATATATGGTGGAAGACCTTCAACGGGCTGGAGGACGAGCTAGTGGTGAACATGAGGATAAACGACAGCCCCGCCCTGGCGGGCCTGCTAACCGACCTGGTGAGGATAGGTAAGGCGCTGGTGGAGAGGGGCGTCAAGGGTACAGCATACCCGGTGAACGCCTTCTTCATGAAGGATCCGGGGCCCCGCGGCGCCAGGAACATAGCCCGTATACGCGCCTACTACCAGCTGCTCGACTACCTGAGAGAGAAGGGCGTAATCAAGGCCTAA
- a CDS encoding ribose 1,5-bisphosphate isomerase, protein MELPEEVRRIAEDIKAMRIRGAGRIARAAAQTLMLAAEAYKGDSLEDFRAYMEEVARLLISTRPTAVSLPNAVNYVMRALREGRFQSPEDARKAVVEAARDFIEYSLQAVRRIGEIGSRLIETGDRIITHCNSNAVESILVTAWRSGKRFHVYATETRPRFQGYITARNLAREGIPVTLVPDSAVLSVMRSRRITRVIVGADTIAANGAVINKIGTSQIALAAHLHRIPFIVATETYKFSPYTVVGQPVEIEERPPEEVLENPPEGVVIRNPAFDATPPEYVDMIVTERGIIPPKSVALVLWELFRRRPAEAGGVKVEEDATA, encoded by the coding sequence GTGGAGCTGCCGGAGGAGGTTAGGAGGATAGCCGAGGACATAAAGGCTATGAGGATACGCGGAGCCGGCCGCATAGCGAGAGCCGCGGCCCAGACCCTCATGCTGGCGGCCGAGGCCTACAAGGGGGACAGCCTCGAAGACTTCCGGGCCTACATGGAGGAGGTGGCGAGGCTCCTGATCTCCACCCGGCCCACGGCAGTAAGCCTGCCTAACGCGGTCAACTACGTCATGCGGGCGCTCCGCGAAGGCAGGTTCCAGTCCCCCGAGGATGCCCGCAAGGCGGTAGTGGAGGCGGCCAGGGACTTCATAGAGTACTCGCTGCAGGCGGTGAGGAGGATAGGCGAGATAGGCTCGAGGCTGATCGAGACGGGGGATAGGATAATCACCCACTGCAACAGCAACGCCGTGGAGTCGATACTGGTGACCGCGTGGAGGAGTGGGAAGAGGTTCCACGTCTACGCCACCGAGACGAGGCCCAGGTTCCAGGGCTATATAACAGCGAGGAACCTGGCTAGGGAGGGTATACCCGTCACCCTTGTGCCGGACTCAGCGGTGCTAAGCGTGATGAGGTCCAGGAGGATAACCAGGGTGATAGTAGGCGCCGACACCATCGCCGCCAACGGCGCGGTGATAAACAAGATCGGCACCAGCCAGATAGCCCTCGCCGCCCACCTCCATAGGATCCCATTCATAGTGGCCACCGAGACCTACAAGTTCAGCCCCTACACGGTCGTGGGCCAGCCCGTCGAGATAGAGGAGAGGCCCCCAGAGGAGGTGCTGGAGAACCCCCCGGAGGGCGTCGTCATACGCAACCCGGCCTTCGACGCGACGCCGCCCGAGTATGTAGACATGATAGTGACCGAGAGGGGCATCATACCCCCGAAGTCGGTGGCCCTCGTGCTCTGGGAACTCTTCCGCCGCCGCCCAGCCGAGGCCGGCGGCGTGAAGGTGGAGGAGGACGCCACGGCCTAA